The region aaattgtattcctgattagtattatatttgagcatataaatatgacatttgcacatatgaCAGTTACATGGTGGTTCGATCCGACTCATCTCATGAATAAAGATctatgagacggtctcacacaagtgcgACCCCATAAAGTAATGTTACATTCCTAAAATCTCACATTATCTTTCTGAAGGTAACCCTATTAATAgggtaatccaagattccagAACCAAACTCCTCATTCATAATTTCAAACATCAATATTTTTATCCTTACATTTCACTTTCTCGGTAAACCCAAAATCAGCCCTGATAGAGGGCATGCCACCTCGTTCatactatataaaatttataaataatataattattaaaaattaactccAATGGACAACATGCctgcttttatttttatttttttggtttcctTTTGTAACTCCTTCAcgagaatattatattatttaaggaTTGCATTAGAAGTTATCGCCGGATTTAAATAGAGCATTCGTATGTGACCTGGCCATGAAATTAGTTGAAGCTTGAAACCCACATACCCTCAGCAATGCCCCTGAAACCCCCGTACCCCCTTCAAATGacactgtagttatatcaaaatgtaattatagttgtgttaaaatgtaactgcagtgtatataaattgatactgaataacagtttcacattttttgtgtatattgtccaatgaaactgtagtcgtagcgaaatgatattatagttgtgttgaaaggaaactgcagtgtattattataaatgtaactgtagttgtgttgaaaggaaactgaataacaagttCACAcgtttgagtgtataatatcgaatgaaactgcagttatattgaaaagaaactgcagttgtgtgtaaatgtaattgcagtgtatataaacggAAAGTAAATGGCGCGGAACGgagtctgttttcattaatcaaaacgatgtcattttgtAGGCGGATCGAGGGCATGCCACCTGCTTCAtactattcattttttatttttattttttattttttatttttttggtttcgtTTTGTTGCTCCTTTAAGAGAatattatatatcattttaGGATTGCATCAGTAGTTATCGCCGGATTTAAATAGAGCATTCGTATGCATGTGACCTGGCCATGAAATTAGTTGAAGCTTGAAACCCTCAAAAATGGCCCTGAAAGTTGAAGTTTATGNcattttgatttaaaagtattacatttttcctcaaaaagtattatattttctcatataagtaaggagcacttgtcaacattacttattatggaaataagtaacaaaaattgtattcctgattagtattatatttgagcatataaatatgacatttgcacatatgaCAGTTACATGGTGGTTCGATCCGACTCATCTCATGAATAAAGATctatgagacggtctcacacaagtgcgACCCCATAAAGTAATGTTACATTCCTAAAATCTCACATTATCTTTCTGAAGGTAACCCTATTAATAgggtaatccaagattccagAACCAAACTCCTCATTCATAATTTCAAACATCAATATTTTTATCCTTACATTTCACTTTCTCGGTAAACCCAAAATCAGCCCTGATAGAGGGCATGCCACCTCGTTCatactatataaaatttataaataatataattattaaaaattaactccAATGGACAACATGCctgcttttatttttatttttttggtttcctTTTGTAACTCCTTCAcgagaatattatattatttaaggaTTGCATTAGAAGTTATCGCCGGATTTAAATAGAGCATTCGTATGTGACCTGGCCATGAAATTAGTTGAAGCTTGAAACCCACATACCCTCAGCAATGCCCCTGAAACCCCCGTACCCCCTTCAAATGacactgtagttatatcaaaatgtaattatagttgtgttaaaatgtaactgcagtgtatataaattgatactgaataacagtttcacattttttgtgtatattgtccaatgaaactgtagtcgtagcgaaatgatattatagttgtgttgaaaggaaactgcagtgtattattataaatgtaactgtagttgtgttgaaaggaaactgaataacaagttCACAcgtttgagtgtataatatcgaatgaaactgcagttatattgaaaagaaactgcagttgtgtgtaaatgtaattgcagtgtatataaacggAAAGTAAATGGCGCGGAACGgagtctgttttcattaatcaaaacgatgtcattttgtAGGCGGATCGAGGGCATGCCACCTGCTTCAtactattcattttttatttttattttttattttttatttttttggtttcgtTTTGTTGCTCCTTTAAGAGAatattatatatcattttaGGATTGCATCAGTAGTTATCGCCGGATTTAAATAGAGCATTCGTATGCATGTGACCTGGCCATGAAATTAGTTGAAGCTTGAAACCCTCAAAAATGGCCCTGAAAGTTGAAGTTTATGAAAAGGAGAAAGTGAGGCCATCTTCACCAACTCCCCAAACCTTGAGATACCACAAGCTTTCTCTCCTTGACGTACTTGCCGGGCCTTTTTATACCCCGCTAATTTTGTTCTACGACTCCGCCGCCGGCCCTCGTCGCCACGATTATGATGAGCTCAGGGAATCGCTCTCTAAGACATTATCCGTCTTGTACCCGCTGGCTGGAAGACTTAAAGATGGATCAATAATCGAATGCAACGATGAGGGCGCGGATTTCGTCCGAGCTAATGTTACGAATTACGATTTGGGTGAGTTTCTCCGGTACCCGAAGCTGGAAGATCTACGGCTGCTCCTTCCGCGTGATCCGTACCCGGGCGCTATTGATCCGGCCATGCCAATGTTAGCTGTTCAGGTGACCAGGTTCCGGTGCGGCGGGACTGCGGTGGCGTTCTGCACGTGGCACGGGGTGGTGGATGCGATTGGGATGGCCGGATTGTTCAACACCTGGGCCGCAATCAACCGTGGGGAAGGGGAAGCCACTTATTCCGGCGGCGGTCTCGTCGTGGACGTCGCCGCAATTTTCTCGCCGGCGATTCCCAACATCTCCCAGGTAATGCTCACTGCCTATGCGGGAATGAAAAAGGAGATGCGGAAATACACCACGAAAAGATTTGTTTTTAGCAAACAGGATATCGAGCGGATCAGGAGCCAGTACAGCCAATCGGAGCATCACCGCCGTCCATCTCGAGTGGAGGCGCTCTCGGCGTTCGTATGGGCGGCAGTGATAAGAGCAACTCTACCGGTGAACCCAATCCTCAAGACGCACTGGCTCTCACATATTGTGAACTTTCGAAAGAAGTTGAACCCACCCTTACCTTCAAAGTGCCTAGGCAACATCCTCTACGGGACTGACACCGTGTGGGAAGTAGACGGCGGCGAACCGGTTATTGGCCGGTCACTTGTAGGAAGAGTGGTGGAAGCCATGGACAAGTTTACAAGCGACTACGTGAGGGAAATGCAAGCGGAGGGTGGATTTCTCAAATCGGTAAGAGCTCGACGATCAAAGATAAGTGATTACAATGAAGGTGAGATTAAAGTTTTAAGTATAAGTagtttgtgtaaaattccttttGGTGAAGTTGATTTTGGCTGGGGGAAGCCCGTATGGATTGGCATTCCTCAAACATTCTTGGACCTTGCTCTTTTCCTAGATACTCAAGATGGGGGAGTAGAAGTGTGGATTGGATTGGAACATGAAGTTATGTGCAATTTAGAAAAGGACACGGAATTTCAATCATATGTGTCGTCTGTCCATGTCCTTTATGAATCGTCTGGTTGTCCAAGAAGTGCACTTTAATCTAAGGCCGAGCGACATATGGTTTAATTTATGGATTTAGATAGGAGAAAGGAAGTGAAATCCTACCTATATATGATTAGTCGGCCACTACTTTTAATAACTTCCCTATGCAATCTCCTTTAAATAACCAAAATCCATAACCAATGTCATTTAGAAGCATCATTTCTTCTTATCAAATAATGATCTTGAGTTGATGATATTTTTACGATATGTATTCATCATTTTACTaagtttgtattttaattaataaaaataagatttGTTGTGTCGAAACTTGTTATGTTTTTAAAAGTACAGCATCAAATATAACTTACACTAAAAATCACTTTGGTGAGTAAGTATTTAATTCTATTTTAGACAATCTTAGTAGAATATTCGATTGTCATCAATTACAACTTGAAATTGTTTCTTGTAGAAAGAATGAATAAGTcgataaaatcaaataaattaaaaaaaaggcaACTATTAATCCCAAAGAACATAAATTCAAGTCCTGTGTACCACAAACGTAACTCTGCTTAAAATCGATTATATTCCCTACCTTTTGAGGGCAaatgctaggagcgttgtagtaTAGTGCCAGCCTTATAAGATAAAATGGATTACAAGTTCACAACACTATATTTGAACATTCAAATATAATGTTTTCAGCGAACTTAAACGAGGTATCACTTCGTAAATTTAATCAAAGTGTAGGTAGAATTTTTTGAGGAAGAAATGATTTTTTCGAGAGAGGAAAAAATAGAGTTGTGGAATTCTCAAATCATCAAccaaaacattttgctcaagTATTGGAATTTATTAacactaaataataataataataataataataataataataattattattattattattattattattattattattattattgtaatttatgcctctccataatatgccaattatcaatgttacccctaaattattagtggtgtaaatattgcccctcaattttaaaaaatggtacatatattgccactcccgtggtgtaaatattgccccctAGTAGGTATGGGAGGGGTAGTATATGTactgtttttaaaaattgagggacaacatttacaccactaataattcaggggtgacattgataattggcatattatggaggggcataaattacaattttccctaataataataataagtatggcattttggactttatactacttattttcTCTCAATTTCCATGTATACCAAATAATTCATGCAAATCAAACACTGGAACTTAGGTTACCACACCAAACGCCCCATACAATTCAATTTGTAACTCCCAAATTTGGTAATTTaatcatattaaattttgatttgcacCCTCTTTCGTGCGTGAGAGAGCTTTTATGCAATACAATTCAAACTTCttctaaaatgaaattgtatatACACTAGTGCAAACCCATATCACTTTCCAATATGCAACAAAGGCTCCTTCGAAACCTCCCATTCCCAACTCAATCCATTttcccaactcaaatgggtacactttgaaaatcaatttctcattcacccattatccatttttgTGCATTTAAACATCTCACTTATGAGAACCCGAATCCATTTTTTACCTAACCCAAATTAGAAGTGGACCACATTGAAAATTATACCATAAAATGATCACTTTATATGCCGTTTTAAGCATATTTTTCCAACAAaccccccacatgaatgaaaattgatttttcaagacTTGGAAAATCGACTCAATAGTGTTTGATGGACGATCCCTGCATAGGATAGGtaggtgttaccctttgaaccttccCCTACGAAGATATATTTACTCTACTAGCTATCTAGTAGAATGCGATGTCTTTAAACCATACTGCTGTTTGTGTAGATGATGATATATTTGACATAGAAACCTCCACACCTTTGTTTAGTTCTCATGGGTGTGTTTGTTTTGGCCATGGAACACAATTCTTAGTTCTACAAGAGGTTTTAAAGAATTGAGCTCAATCAACTTTCTTTTGAAGCGGTCCCACTtttctctcacataggtgattatTTCCCAATTTTCTTACATATTCACTCATGTTAGTTGacattcgaatcattaaagcattaAGCACGCTAGCGTCGTGCAGGAGTCACTATTCAATGATGAGTGGTTGAGAGTCCGAGACCCCTACTATGACACATttcattccataatttagttgtctcATTGAACCTATGTGCCAATTAGGTTGGTATCCACTATAGAACTTTTAGTCAAAGGGCTTTTATCtcattcaaaagtattacagttTCCCTTACAAGTATtccagtataagtattacatctCTATCTTGACCTAACCCGTTTCACGAATCCTAAGAGATTTACCCTAAttcttatttatattgttggaattataatatatatcaaatacaATTATGttaaatcaatttaattgtgtaaatttcatttataaatttatctaaatatgtacaatataatatattaatcatacaaattttaatgggaaaattttaattttagtcccTAAATTATTCTTTACTAGTCATTTTAGTCCCTAACTTTTTACCTTTGCAGTATACACCCTAATGATTCAAAAAGTTGCAGTTTTAATTCCTGAAGCAACAAAaccattaaattatattaaaattttacttagtacatgagtattttagtactttttaatgtttcttcactaattataatattgtttagtctcaatatttcatttataaaataaaaaaaatgattttatcaAGGTCGTGTAAGGAAAATAGGGATGATGTGCcacaattgaaaatgaaaaatttatGGAAAAATTTGTCAATTCTCTATTTTGCAGATGAAATACCAAAATTGACAATGTTATGAACAaagataattaaattttaaaatatccatatactaagtaaaattttaatagagtttaatagtttCGTTATTCTAGGGATTACaacaattgaaggactaaaattacattttttccctcttcaaaaaaattacatttttccaattttaattttaattttgtatgctatgaaaATACATACCTGATCAAATATATAGGAAactcaactatattattatatgttaggaacatttgtaatttagattttgatgataccaaaagttAGAAATTTTAGTCGcctatttattttatcttttagaCTTAGGTTGTTTCTGCTCAATTCGAATAGTTCGAATGTTAACTCGAGAAGTTACGTTTCAGATAGACAAAATAGTCTGAATGTTAACTCGATAAGTTACGTTTCAGATAGATAAACTAATTCGAATGGTAACCCGAATGGTTACACCTCAAATAGCTTGAAGATGAAGACCTCGAAGagtttgaagagttgaagaGTTCGAGAAGAAGATTTGAAGAGTAGAAAACTGCAAGACCGAAATGTTGCAAAGGCCGATGATGGAAGGGCCTACCTTTCGAGTAAAAGGGGATGTTAGTAGGAGCGAATGGTAAGGTCAAGCATTCATATCTGAGAGGTAGTAGAGTGTTAAGGTTCGAAACATTAACTCGAATAGTGAAAGTTAACCATTAAAAAGAACTGCTCGAGACATTCTCTTAGTCAACAGTTCGAAACCTTAAAACACTAGTGAATTTGACCAATGCAAAGAGAGTTCTAGGCTCACATCCCAAGGAGGATTTTCCTTTAAAAACCTAGACATTTTGTGTAGAACAAAAAGATATGTTCATCGCAAATTAAGTGTTTAATGGCTAGAAAGTCTGATAAATCTACCTAACATCCGAATTATATGTTGCTCTCTACCCGCTAGTCACTAGACGTTTGAAATGGGTTTTTACCTTCAATGACACATTTCTAAAATGCCTATAAATATCTTCATTCAAGACTGGAGAATGTGTTGGTCTATTCAAAAGTTTTATAAGTGCTCAAAGGGTGAAAAGCAATACTCAAGCGAGATGAGTGAGAGAGAAAAAACTAAAAGGAATTTATCCAAATTGAAGAGTCTTGTGTTGGAAAAGAAGtttatattcaaattcaaagatGCCAAACTCTTACTTGGAGATTGAAGAAATCGTATCTTCAACCCTTTGTATCCCTACTCGGTAGAAGTAAAAAGAGGCAGAGTAAACTCGATgttgagttgaaaaacctatAGAGTTTAAGGCCGACTTTGTGTTCAAGGATGAATGTCCCTTTTGTACTAACGTGATAATCCAAACCTCTctagtataactcagggacgacgtgcaacgccaatgataacttagggacaaaacaTGAGTATGACAAgaacttagggacgaattctacaattaccctataacttagggacataAAGTGTAATTTCCCTAATAATAACAAAATCCTCTATTTTAACTTTGCGCTCAAAACagttctatactattaaggtttgcgtaatattgtaaaatatggtaatacaattcctattcgtactacaattgtatattaaaatatgttagtacaattcctaatacaatatattcttttctaCTTTCCTATTTGTACTAAAATTCTAGaataaattactaatcgtaatattacagtacatatactttcctgcaacgtaatctatattattaataaaaataaaatccttaatTTGAACTTTCCACCCAAAacaatcatatattattatcatgttcgtactacaattgtatattaaaacatgttaatataattcctaatacaatatattctttcctactttcctattcgtaatacaattttataataaattactaatcgtaatattacagtacatatactttccttcaacgtaatctatactattaataaaaacaaaatcatctatTTTAACTTCGCGCCCAAAACagttctatactattaaggtttgcgtaatattgtaaaatatggtaatacaatttctattcgtactacaattgtacattaaaatatgttaatacaattattCATACAATACATACAATTATTAATGCTCAGTCGTTGTTAGAACTAGCTGTTTGTGCACTAACATTTAGTCCAACTAATCTCAGAGTTAATTGTGGGCAAATTTGTTATCTTAATAGCATAcctaactattttttaatttttcttcccTCGGGTATAAATAATTGCAGTGGCCAGTAGTGAAGCATTGTACGGTAGATCTATAGTTTGCTCTCCAAgaacacctattaatatgcctatgaatggtaatacaactcaaattcaaattatttgtaataacctttacattttggtatataaattttgatttatttgttgttttaaattattgattttatataaattttgatttatttgttgttttaaattattgatttactccaatttttgatttatttgttgttttaaattattgatttactccaatttttgatttatttgttgttttaaattattgatttactccaattaatttgttaattattatgtacttatttgattttattatcaaattaatcaatacatATGCGACAAGAACCCTACAGAAAGacaaacatatttaagttgtgattgtttgtgtaaggcagaatcagacggtgaaaatctatcaaaagtacacactcctgaatttctaaatagtttgagattgtttgGACTCCCTAATCATTCACtaacattaaaggttggtgcacatgttatgttattgcggaacatagaccactATCTTGGTTTTTGCAACGGTACGTGTTGTTAGAGAAAATATGCGGGTATGTAATACATTTgagatacaaaaaaaaaatacagaaaaaacAAGGGAACAAAACCGGATCATTTGCTATCTTCAGGCATGTAATCAatttcctataagctttaaatctcCCTCAGAAAAACCAACAAGGTTCCAGatttaatcttatgggatacaagaagatgactAAAATTCTTAAGTTGTTTTAATTAAGAATTTCCTATAGAACTGTAAGACTGTGAAATATCTTGGTGTCCTACAAGTTGATTGCATGTGTCAATTGCATGTCTCTTTCAGATGTCTctccaaaatatttatatgaaatattttgacTGTTAGGAGAAGTTACATGGAAGTTACCGGCAGTTTAAAACTCCAATTTCCACAAGatatatcttaaataatatatctatcatggaaaatataattacatgaaccatgtataacatatacatatttCATAAGTTATGTACCTCCGTAGGTCTATACACTACATGCGAATTtactataaaattttatatatatatatatatatatatattataatatatatatatatatatatatacatacatacatacatatatatatatatatacacacacacacacatatatatatatatatacatatatatacatatatatatatatatgtatgtatgtatatgtatgtatgtatgtatgtatgtatatgtatgtatgtatatatatgtatatatatatattttctaccaaactaaaataatatttataactccacaactccaaatattagtTAAGCTTGTATGGTAGTCCATTTGAaacattaatctccattactatataaatatccaacaatccttctctatttatatagtaaaaattaatattgtaccAGGATAAATCCAAAACTCGTGCATAAATGAAAGTGCCTTAGATATTGAACTTTCACATAGTATTATATGCGATACATCAATTCGGATTGCAGTGATGGACGAACCTTGAATCACGTAGTCTCTTTGAAGAAATGTAGGTATAACACACACAAGTTTTACAGTCATTACAACTCTGAGTAACTTTGACACTATAAAGGCCATGTGTCCGTATCCATTAGTAAGCACATATCAAGTAAAGCCCAAACTTGTTGAAGCGGCCACACCTCATGCTCACAGAGGCTAATATTTTATATCATGCACTGCATCATGCATTTTTTCAAAAGATCAGTTAAGAGTAAAAACTCATCCCTACTTCAATGCAGAACCAAGCATCACCTTTCCTGGgatacaattttaattaaacttttgatGCCTGCAAATCACAAAATGAAGTGCTCATCATCATTGAACTCAAGGTTTAACGTAATAACTTAGACGTGAGTTGAGCTTTCTTTCACTTGCAATTTAATAATTAGGCTTACCATATCTCTCAGATTATTTTGTACTCAACAACCCTGGACAATCCTTAAACTAGGATTTTAGCTGGATGTTAATGCCTTACTAAATAATCATCAATACATAGTAAGGCCTTTCAATTAAAactatgtattttattataggtcaccaCAACAATACCCCTTCCGATGTTGAATCATTTCCCTTGTCATAGCTTTGGTAAACGGATCCGCTAAATTAAACCGGAACCGTACAAAGTCTAGTGCTACAACACCATTACATAGGAGCTTTCGCACATAGCTATGTCTCAATCCTATGTGTCTTCACTTGCCATTATAAACATTGTTATATCCCTTGGCCAGTGTAGTAGCGCTGTCACAGTGTACCAAACCTGGTGACATTGGTTTTGACCAGACCGAAATCAAATTCCTCAGCCAATCAAATTCTTTGTATGCCGAAGcaaacacaaaaattcatataaAAGATGGATAtttcttttgaatatacaaAACCATAATTAATGGTTTTATTCAGTATTTCAAAAGTTCCTTTTAATCCCATCCACATTGCCAACAGAACATGATGATAGATAGAATTTTAATATTCTATCAACGaacttgtaaaataaaaatatttaattgattatacCGGAACCCACTTTACAGGTTCCTagtcaataaatatttatttcctgCAAATTCTATAACCAAGAATTTCAATCACCATGCAGAACTCATTAACAATGAGTgatttcttaaaataaaaaattaaacctcCTCCATTTAGAATACCATCCACTTTGGAGAAAAAATTGATAAGCGTTCTCCACTCAGAAATACCCATTCACTTTGGAGAATAAGCTTATACTGATAAACCTCCTCCATTCAAAAAATTCATTCTCTTTGGGGAAGAAACCATTTTGATTTTTAAGCATATACTTTTCATGTTTCTTCTAAACTGAAGAATCATAGAACTTAAATCATAATCCATGATTTAAATTTGAACTTTCTTTTCACTAGCCAATTTCCATACTAGGTACACCAGTAAACTTTTTGgctttcaaaattttaacacATTCTCAGTATGAGAAATCTTGTGTTAAAGACATTCATAAAATTCATGAATTTCATCATTATGCATTTCTCATGCATAAAAGTTACCGCATGCCTTTATCGTGAATATCATAGAATATTTCAAAAGTTTCCTGCCTTTATCAGAAATATAACACAATATTCCATACTTTCACAAGGAAAAATTACTATGGTGCTAAGAAAATCAATAATTCATGACAgacattataaaataattccACAACTTTGTAACCATGTAGAAAGCAGCAGAAAAATTTATATCaccaaattaattcaaatttgacAGATTAACAGCACCTTAAGATACAACATATTACATATGTATCTTGTATACCATGCATGCGACTGAAACAAagtctcaatatatatataaaaatatttatatacatggaTAAATATACCCTTGTATTTAACAGGCTATGCAAAACTTAAAAGAATCCATGCATAACTTCTATACATGATACATAACTTAGCCAGTAAGTAAAATAAAACTTACATTCATGTCGAGGCCGAGACAAATAAAAGTACCGTATTGATTACATCCTGCAACTTGTATCAGCTTTTATAATTCATCTCTTCCGACCTTTGATGCGCTAAAACCACACACTTCACCATGGAGAGAACATATCTTCTCGTTCTAAACAAATCATGCtaataaaatgatttatttatatGAAACCAGTTTTCAACGTACGTCTCACTAATCATCTTGGCATAATTAATGCCCCATGATTCCGAGTGAAGACGGAAATAAAACTTCATAGAATGTATTCAAACCACATGTACATAGCATGCCATGAACATCATGCAAAAATCGCATGAAATCTTCTTGTACAATAAAATGACAGACCCAAAAATGATTACTGTTATCCTTACCACCAAATTCGAAATTCACATTCCGAAATATTTTCGTGATGGGAAACTGTTCTTTCACGCCTGACATCTTGTCTTCTAAACTTTCAAGACAAAATCAATGATCACAGGTTTAGAAACTTTAAAGCTTATAAATTGTTAGAGAAAATGTGCTGGTATTCTGTAATACATTTGAGATACAACAAAAATACAGAAAAAACAAGGGAACAAAACCAGATCATTTGCTATCTTCAGGCGtgtaatcactttcctataagctttagATCTCCCTTAGAAAAAGCAACAAGGTTCCAGatttaatcttatgggatacaagaagatgactAGAATTCTTAAGTTGCTTTGGTTAAGAATTTCCTATAGAACTGTAAGACTGTGAAATATCTTGGTGTCCTGCAAATTGATTGCATGTGTCAATTGCATGTCTCTTTCAGATGTCTctccaaaatatttatatgaaatattttgaaTGTTAGAAGAAGTTACATGGAAGTTACCGACAGTTTAAAACCCCAACTTCCACAAGatatatcttaaataatatatctatcatggaaaatataattacatgaatcatgtataacatatacatatttCGTAAGTTATGTACCTTCGTAGGTCTATACATTGCATGCGAATTtactataaaattatatatatatatatatatatatatatatatatatatatgattattttatttatttcaatgcACGGTACACTGTGAAGCAAAGTTGCTTTACAATTTCATGAACATGCACTCTAGCCGAATTGTGAAACAACTAAGCTTATGTATTCGGCTGAATATACACGCATGCACCAAAAAAGCCAACGAATCCTTGCAACGAATTATAAAGCAATTAAACATTGTGGCCGAAGACTTCAAAAGTCATTTCAAGAACTCGGCCATACCTTCAAGAATTCggcttttaaaaattcatatttcccaatttattttctaccaaactaaaataatatttataactccgcaactccaaatattatttaagcttgcatGGTAGTCCGTCTGAaacattaatctccattactatataaatatccaacacgTGTCTCATCGtcacaagattgacagatcacattgtcg is a window of Ipomoea triloba cultivar NCNSP0323 chromosome 11, ASM357664v1 DNA encoding:
- the LOC115997595 gene encoding vinorine synthase-like; this translates as MALKVEVYEKEKVRPSSPTPQTLRYHKLSLLDVLAGPFYTPLILFYDSAAGPRRHDYDELRESLSKTLSVLYPLAGRLKDGSIIECNDEGADFVRANVTNYDLGEFLRYPKLEDLRLLLPRDPYPGAIDPAMPMLAVQVTRFRCGGTAVAFCTWHGVVDAIGMAGLFNTWAAINRGEGEATYSGGGLVVDVAAIFSPAIPNISQVMLTAYAGMKKEMRKYTTKRFVFSKQDIERIRSQYSQSEHHRRPSRVEALSAFVWAAVIRATLPVNPILKTHWLSHIVNFRKKLNPPLPSKCLGNILYGTDTVWEVDGGEPVIGRSLVGRVVEAMDKFTSDYVREMQAEGGFLKSVRARRSKISDYNEDTQDGGVEVWIGLEHEVMCNLEKDTEFQSYVSSVHVLYESSGCPRSAL